Proteins from a single region of Starkeya sp. ORNL1:
- a CDS encoding SMP-30/gluconolactonase/LRE family protein produces MGELEVLDPRFGKLIIASAKLEQLWTGARWVEGPAYFPAGRYLIFSDIPNDRLMRYDETSGVVSVFREPSANNNGNTVDLEGRLVSCEHKGRRITRTEHDGSVIALATHFEGQRFNSPNDIVVKSDGSIWFSDPTYGIDGDYEGDAAPSEIGEANVYRLDPATGTVTAVVTDRVQPNGLAFSPDEGILYVSDTGSSHVAGHPRTITAYEVWPDNTLANPRTFATLPDGAYDGFRCDAQGNVWSSALGGVHCHAPDGTHIGTIPIPELVSNVCFGGRKRNRLFVTAQTSLYAIYVNAQGALRP; encoded by the coding sequence ATGGGCGAGCTTGAAGTTCTCGATCCGCGCTTCGGCAAGCTGATCATCGCGAGTGCGAAGCTTGAGCAGCTATGGACCGGCGCGCGATGGGTCGAGGGGCCGGCCTATTTCCCGGCCGGGCGCTACCTGATTTTCTCCGACATTCCGAACGACCGGCTCATGCGCTACGACGAGACCAGCGGCGTCGTCTCCGTGTTCCGCGAGCCTTCTGCCAACAACAACGGCAACACCGTCGATCTCGAAGGCCGGCTGGTCTCTTGCGAGCACAAGGGGCGGCGGATCACCCGCACCGAGCACGACGGCAGCGTCATTGCCCTGGCGACGCATTTCGAGGGCCAGCGGTTCAACTCGCCGAACGACATCGTGGTGAAATCGGACGGCAGCATCTGGTTCAGCGATCCGACCTACGGCATTGACGGCGACTATGAAGGCGACGCCGCCCCATCGGAAATCGGGGAAGCCAACGTCTATCGCCTCGACCCGGCCACCGGCACGGTCACGGCGGTCGTGACCGATCGCGTGCAGCCCAACGGCCTTGCCTTCTCGCCCGACGAGGGGATCCTCTATGTCAGCGACACGGGGTCGAGCCATGTCGCCGGGCATCCGCGCACCATCACCGCCTATGAGGTGTGGCCCGACAACACCCTCGCCAATCCGCGCACCTTCGCAACCTTGCCGGACGGCGCCTATGACGGCTTCCGCTGCGATGCCCAGGGCAATGTATGGAGCTCCGCGCTCGGTGGCGTCCACTGCCATGCGCCGGACGGCACCCATATCGGCACCATCCCAATCCCGGAACTGGTCTCCAACGTCTGCTTCGGCGGACGCAAGCGCAACCGGCTGTTCGTCACCGCGCAGACCTCGCTGTATGCCATCTATGTCAATGCACAAGGCGCGCTGCGGCCGTAG
- a CDS encoding AAA family ATPase yields the protein MMREAVTRPQTEVQHRVAALAQTLERGLIGRTPLVERLLIALISGGHVLIEGAPGLAKTRAVKRLSGGLDASFARIQCTPDLMPADLTGTPVWRPDTGVFEFVPGPVFHSLVLVDEINRAPPKVQSALLEAMGEGQVTAGGTTHKLPDPFMVVATQNPIEHEGTFPLPEAQLDRFLFHVPVTMPDAASERAILDLVERETSAPEDVPLRLDAHEIRLARQEANAVHLAPALKDFMVRLVMATRDGSAGPEVAAAIEHAVSPRGTLSLAAATRARAYLAGRAHGTPQDVQALAQDILAHRLGLTWRAAAEGETARSVVARILERVAPL from the coding sequence ATGATGCGCGAGGCCGTCACCCGGCCACAGACCGAGGTGCAGCATCGCGTCGCCGCCCTTGCGCAGACGCTGGAGCGCGGGCTGATCGGCCGCACGCCGCTGGTCGAGCGGCTGCTCATTGCCCTCATCAGCGGCGGGCATGTGCTGATCGAGGGTGCGCCCGGCCTCGCCAAGACGCGCGCGGTCAAGCGCCTCTCCGGCGGTCTCGATGCCTCCTTCGCCCGCATCCAGTGCACGCCGGACCTGATGCCGGCCGACCTCACCGGAACCCCGGTGTGGCGTCCCGACACCGGTGTCTTCGAGTTCGTGCCGGGGCCGGTGTTCCATTCGCTGGTGCTGGTCGACGAGATCAACCGCGCCCCGCCCAAGGTGCAGTCGGCGCTGCTGGAGGCCATGGGCGAGGGGCAGGTGACGGCCGGCGGCACCACCCACAAGCTGCCCGATCCGTTCATGGTCGTCGCTACGCAGAACCCCATCGAGCATGAGGGCACGTTCCCGCTGCCGGAAGCCCAGCTCGACCGATTCCTGTTCCACGTACCGGTGACGATGCCGGATGCGGCGAGCGAGCGGGCCATCCTCGATCTGGTCGAGCGCGAGACCTCTGCGCCGGAGGACGTGCCGCTGCGCCTCGACGCGCACGAGATCAGGCTGGCGCGGCAGGAGGCGAACGCGGTCCATCTGGCGCCGGCGCTGAAGGACTTCATGGTCCGGCTGGTGATGGCGACGCGCGACGGCTCGGCCGGGCCGGAGGTAGCGGCCGCCATCGAGCACGCGGTCTCGCCGCGCGGCACGCTGTCGCTTGCCGCCGCGACGCGGGCGCGGGCCTATCTCGCGGGCCGCGCGCACGGCACGCCGCAGGACGTGCAGGCGCTGGCGCAGGATATCCTCGCCCATCGCCTCGGCCTGACATGGCGCGCTGCTGCCGAGGGCGAGACGGCGCGCAGCGTGGTCGCTCGCATCCTCGAGCGCGTGGCGCCGCTGTGA
- a CDS encoding response regulator transcription factor gives MSGLSILLVDDHPVVREGYRRLLERQPGYRVVAEAENAAEAYRAYKESAPDIVIMDLSMPGAGGLEAVRHIRQWDRAARILVFTMHQAAAFALKAFEAGASGYVTKSSAPDQLVRAVQSVARGGRALSDDIAQEIAADRLSNRSSALDGLGTRETEILRMVASGMDTQQIAGELRLSLKTVQNYHYQIKSKLGARTDAHLVWLAIGAGLISGSEQ, from the coding sequence ATGAGCGGCCTGTCGATCCTGCTGGTGGACGACCATCCGGTGGTGCGGGAGGGCTATCGGCGGCTTCTCGAACGCCAACCGGGCTATCGCGTCGTGGCGGAGGCGGAGAACGCGGCCGAGGCGTACCGGGCCTACAAGGAGAGCGCGCCCGATATCGTCATCATGGACCTGTCGATGCCCGGGGCGGGTGGCCTGGAAGCTGTCCGCCATATCCGGCAGTGGGACCGTGCCGCCCGCATCCTGGTCTTCACCATGCACCAGGCGGCCGCTTTCGCGCTCAAGGCGTTCGAAGCCGGCGCATCCGGCTATGTGACGAAGAGCAGCGCGCCGGACCAACTGGTGCGCGCCGTCCAGTCGGTGGCGCGAGGCGGGCGGGCGCTGAGCGACGACATCGCCCAGGAGATCGCCGCCGACCGGCTGTCGAACCGCTCGTCCGCCCTCGACGGCCTCGGGACGCGGGAGACCGAGATACTGCGCATGGTGGCCTCGGGGATGGACACGCAGCAGATCGCCGGGGAATTGCGGCTGAGCCTGAAGACGGTCCAGAATTACCACTATCAGATCAAGTCCAAGCTCGGCGCACGGACCGATGCGCATCTGGTCTGGCTCGCCATCGGCGCGGGCCTGATCTCCGGTTCCGAGCAATGA
- a CDS encoding histidine kinase: MSLLLSLTLRLIGVVLFCLVCAIGWIMQDTDQSMRLGVEASAQRVARQIETRPGLGSAGIQAFQPPSLSDWQMDAAIASILPGVCVEFGIPSEVRRRLCGGWDGLGDTAPQWFGAVYDRVFDVGVPVVRPIMFRGREVGTVIASLDRVAAVTGAWRQVRVMAGMAVAIALGMCLLAALAVGHALLPVQAIIAGLRRLEAGDHASRLPALRITEFRRIAEAVNDLADRLERTTAERTALTRRLFQVQEDERRALARELHDEFGQCLTAVSALAASMEAGAERPDIAADASAISRITAQMMATLRGAFARLRPPDLDELGLETSLRNMVAGWNTLRGGRAEFRMEVEGDLASVPPGAALNIYRIAQECFTNAARHGNPTRVVMRLTREGQSGGSVGLVVDDNGGGDPDLVGAGSGFGILGIRERIGALGGTLSIGRSAGGVRIAALVPLAGAAS, encoded by the coding sequence ATGAGCCTGCTTCTCAGCCTCACCTTGCGCCTGATCGGCGTGGTGCTGTTCTGCCTGGTCTGCGCCATCGGCTGGATCATGCAGGACACCGACCAGAGCATGCGGCTCGGCGTCGAGGCCTCCGCCCAGCGGGTCGCACGGCAGATCGAGACGCGGCCCGGCCTCGGCAGCGCCGGCATACAGGCCTTCCAGCCGCCCTCGCTGTCGGACTGGCAGATGGATGCCGCCATCGCCTCGATCCTGCCGGGCGTATGCGTGGAGTTCGGCATACCCAGCGAGGTACGCCGCCGGCTGTGCGGCGGTTGGGACGGGCTCGGCGACACCGCGCCGCAATGGTTCGGCGCGGTGTATGACCGCGTTTTCGATGTCGGCGTCCCGGTGGTGCGGCCGATCATGTTCCGCGGCCGGGAAGTCGGCACGGTGATCGCCTCCCTCGACCGGGTCGCGGCGGTGACCGGGGCATGGCGGCAGGTCCGCGTCATGGCGGGGATGGCGGTGGCGATCGCGCTCGGCATGTGCCTGCTGGCGGCACTCGCGGTCGGCCACGCGCTGCTGCCGGTGCAGGCGATCATAGCGGGTTTGCGGCGGCTCGAAGCCGGCGACCATGCCAGCCGCCTGCCCGCCCTGCGCATCACCGAGTTCCGGCGCATCGCCGAAGCGGTGAACGACCTCGCCGACCGGCTGGAGCGCACCACGGCAGAGCGCACCGCGCTGACGCGCCGCCTGTTCCAGGTGCAGGAGGACGAGCGCCGCGCGCTGGCGCGCGAGCTGCACGACGAGTTCGGCCAGTGCCTCACCGCGGTGAGCGCCCTCGCCGCCTCGATGGAGGCAGGGGCGGAACGGCCCGATATCGCCGCCGACGCCAGCGCGATCTCCCGGATAACCGCGCAGATGATGGCGACGCTGCGCGGCGCCTTCGCCCGCCTGCGCCCGCCCGACCTCGACGAGCTCGGCCTCGAGACCAGCCTGCGCAACATGGTGGCCGGCTGGAACACGCTGCGCGGCGGGCGCGCCGAGTTCCGCATGGAGGTGGAGGGCGACCTTGCCTCGGTGCCGCCCGGCGCCGCGCTCAACATCTACCGCATTGCGCAGGAGTGCTTCACCAACGCCGCCCGCCACGGCAACCCGACGCGGGTGGTGATGCGCCTGACACGGGAGGGCCAAAGCGGCGGCAGCGTCGGCCTTGTCGTCGACGACAACGGCGGCGGCGATCCCGATCTCGTTGGAGCGGGTTCCGGTTTCGGCATCCTCGGCATCCGCGAGCGCATCGGTGCGCTCGGCGGAACGCTGTCCATCGGGCGCTCGGCGGGCGGGGTGCGTATCGCCGCGCTGGTGCCGCTGGCGGGCGCGGCGTCATGA